A single window of Microbaculum marinisediminis DNA harbors:
- a CDS encoding beta-1,3-glucanase family protein: MKSFIATSRGAIARTVSGGAVAGAIVLGALALTGTAPLTPAAAAPAAAAAEVLPTIPFKLINKSGSKKSLYVYVVGMSGPNWYYLTDKNGNIAPFSEQTTPVPFGFSVGKARRTTITLPQLQAMRIYFSFGKPLKLTVSSANIPGVPAGWSDGDPNYKTLFDWTEFTWVQDGPHSTLGGNATQVDMFGFATRIKLSGKEGDYTTSVIKRSGFRAKDSRKQIFADLRQAKRPWKKLLVGRKRNPLRAMAPYHGMTAGVFPKGQLNTYINDVWKTYETGKMTAKPQNVAYTGQVKNGNLVFTKDGDPGTTFSFPKPTTRAVYEGAILPDPIPGDVLVEQQARAIGALLQGAFLRSTLKKQGNLEACKRRSFYRNAPVNAYAKAIHKPSIQRKAYAFGYDDTCSQSSYIGVHDPDWMRIDILPLK, encoded by the coding sequence ATGAAAAGCTTCATAGCCACATCCCGGGGGGCGATCGCCAGGACCGTGTCCGGTGGCGCCGTTGCGGGGGCGATCGTCCTCGGCGCGCTCGCGCTGACGGGGACGGCTCCCCTCACGCCGGCCGCCGCCGCGCCGGCTGCCGCCGCGGCGGAAGTGCTGCCGACCATTCCGTTCAAGCTGATCAACAAGTCCGGATCGAAGAAGAGCCTGTACGTCTATGTCGTCGGCATGAGCGGTCCGAACTGGTACTACCTGACCGACAAGAACGGCAACATCGCCCCCTTCAGCGAGCAGACGACGCCGGTCCCGTTCGGCTTCAGCGTCGGCAAGGCGCGCAGGACCACCATCACCCTGCCGCAGCTTCAGGCCATGCGGATCTACTTCTCGTTCGGCAAGCCGCTGAAGCTGACCGTTTCGTCCGCCAACATACCGGGTGTGCCGGCCGGCTGGTCCGATGGCGATCCCAACTACAAGACGCTGTTCGACTGGACCGAGTTCACCTGGGTGCAGGACGGCCCGCACTCGACGCTGGGCGGCAACGCCACCCAGGTCGACATGTTCGGCTTCGCCACGCGCATCAAGCTCTCCGGCAAGGAGGGCGACTACACCACGTCCGTCATCAAGCGGAGCGGGTTCCGTGCCAAGGACTCGCGCAAGCAGATCTTCGCCGATCTGAGGCAGGCGAAGCGGCCCTGGAAGAAACTGCTGGTCGGCAGGAAGCGGAATCCGCTGCGCGCCATGGCGCCCTATCACGGAATGACCGCCGGCGTGTTCCCGAAGGGGCAGCTCAACACCTACATCAACGACGTCTGGAAGACGTACGAGACCGGCAAGATGACCGCCAAGCCGCAGAACGTGGCCTATACCGGCCAGGTCAAGAACGGCAATCTGGTGTTCACGAAGGATGGCGATCCCGGCACGACCTTCTCGTTCCCAAAGCCGACGACGCGCGCGGTCTACGAGGGCGCGATCCTGCCCGATCCGATCCCGGGCGATGTGCTTGTCGAACAGCAGGCGCGCGCGATCGGCGCGTTGCTCCAGGGCGCGTTCCTGCGCTCCACGCTGAAAAAGCAGGGCAACCTGGAGGCGTGCAAGCGGCGGAGCTTCTACAGGAACGCTCCGGTGAACGCGTATGCCAAGGCGATCCACAAGCCGTCGATCCAGCGCAAGGCCTATGCCTTCGGCTACGACGACACGTGCAGCCAGTCGAGCTATATCGGCGTGCATGATCCCGACTGGATGAGGATCGACATCCTGCCACTAAAGTAA
- a CDS encoding beta-1,3-glucanase family protein encodes MIAFKTLARAFAVAAVACATTVTMAVVPAGAAAATPNAGATVHLRTVPLTIVNKSGRGKMFVFVYGTYNGTSYYVTHPAGTVSTFPDSTSYQAYGLGFGNKKTVTIRVPEMMNTRVYVSYGRKMKFTSAGGVPSTPSGWSRSDPTGAKNPNFRTLFDWFEYSWGPQPAPVPPQLPANATYLNGNQTQVDMFGLPMLFTFVGVDANNNPVTLRGGFKSAKARQRIFAAMKKAGAPWKRLVIGGGNKTPLRVISPYNGISMGVFPSDQFDGYINSVWAKYTGAGAAKTIVAKTTGPSQSFTGAVSGTDLVFTRQGAGGTVTFAKPTTMQAYQAWAPTLSPSGDADLQTGAGELMTMVQATLMRTTMLARNTISACPATTAYYTNAPVNMYAKTIHRYAYQRLAYGFGFDDVCNQGSDQQVFQPSRVILTIQPLNK; translated from the coding sequence ATGATCGCATTCAAGACACTGGCACGGGCATTCGCCGTCGCGGCAGTTGCCTGTGCCACGACGGTAACGATGGCCGTCGTGCCGGCCGGCGCAGCGGCCGCGACGCCGAATGCCGGAGCGACCGTGCACCTGCGCACGGTGCCGCTGACGATCGTCAACAAGTCGGGACGCGGCAAGATGTTCGTGTTCGTCTACGGCACGTACAACGGCACGAGCTACTACGTCACCCATCCCGCCGGCACGGTCAGCACCTTTCCGGACAGCACCAGCTACCAGGCCTACGGGCTGGGCTTCGGGAACAAGAAGACGGTGACCATCCGCGTGCCGGAGATGATGAACACGCGGGTCTACGTGTCCTATGGCCGGAAGATGAAATTCACCAGCGCGGGCGGTGTGCCGAGCACGCCCTCCGGCTGGTCGCGGTCGGATCCGACCGGCGCCAAGAACCCGAACTTTCGAACCCTGTTCGACTGGTTCGAGTACAGCTGGGGCCCGCAGCCGGCGCCGGTTCCGCCGCAGCTTCCCGCCAACGCGACCTACCTGAACGGCAACCAGACGCAGGTCGACATGTTCGGCCTGCCGATGCTGTTCACCTTCGTGGGCGTCGACGCCAACAACAATCCGGTGACGCTGCGCGGCGGGTTCAAGTCGGCCAAGGCGCGACAGCGCATCTTCGCCGCGATGAAGAAGGCCGGCGCGCCGTGGAAGCGGCTCGTCATCGGCGGCGGGAACAAGACCCCGCTGCGTGTGATCTCGCCTTACAACGGCATCAGCATGGGCGTGTTCCCGTCGGACCAGTTCGACGGCTACATCAATTCGGTGTGGGCCAAGTACACCGGGGCCGGCGCGGCGAAGACCATCGTCGCCAAGACGACGGGACCGAGCCAGAGCTTCACCGGCGCGGTCAGCGGCACCGACCTGGTGTTCACGCGCCAGGGCGCGGGCGGCACCGTCACCTTCGCCAAGCCGACCACCATGCAGGCCTATCAGGCCTGGGCGCCGACCCTGTCTCCGTCGGGCGACGCGGACCTGCAGACCGGCGCCGGCGAGCTGATGACCATGGTGCAGGCGACGCTGATGCGCACCACCATGCTCGCCAGAAACACGATCAGCGCCTGCCCGGCGACGACCGCGTACTACACGAACGCGCCGGTCAACATGTACGCGAAGACCATCCATCGCTACGCCTACCAGCGGCTGGCCTACGGCTTCGGCTTCGATGACGTGTGCAACCAGGGCAGCGACCAGCAGGTGTTCCAGCCGAGCCGCGTCATCCTGACGATCCAGCCGCTCAACAAGTAG
- a CDS encoding tetratricopeptide repeat protein: protein MTYFLSARRAVATAGAVLGIGLLAASCQSLPSETFASADTGTFAGASVNIASLSEVIKREPNNPSAYNVRGTAYGASGRYDDALADFDKAIQLDPQFHQAYANRALVYRQLGKMDMALKDYDQAIRTEPRYAPAYIGRGNVYRQSGQISLALADFDRAIRLQSDDPQGFHNRALIYQSRGLHNFAIEDFTTAIGLDPAAPEPYHGRGISNFQIGNVDAALEDFNRALEINVRYYEAWTSRGMALEAQEDFVQAVAAYNRALSINGNYAPAKEGLQRLRSKVPGGGILGVR, encoded by the coding sequence ATGACCTATTTCCTCTCGGCAAGACGCGCTGTTGCGACGGCTGGCGCGGTGCTGGGCATCGGCCTCCTGGCCGCCTCCTGCCAGTCGCTGCCGAGCGAGACCTTCGCCTCCGCCGACACGGGCACCTTCGCCGGCGCCTCGGTGAACATCGCCTCGCTCAGCGAGGTCATCAAGCGCGAGCCCAACAATCCGAGCGCCTACAACGTGCGCGGCACCGCCTACGGCGCCTCGGGGCGCTACGACGATGCGCTCGCCGATTTCGACAAGGCCATCCAGCTCGACCCGCAGTTCCATCAGGCCTACGCCAACCGGGCGCTGGTCTACCGCCAGCTCGGCAAGATGGACATGGCGCTGAAGGACTACGACCAGGCGATCCGCACCGAGCCGCGCTACGCGCCGGCCTATATCGGCCGCGGCAACGTCTATCGCCAGTCCGGCCAGATCTCGCTGGCGCTCGCCGATTTCGACCGCGCCATCCGCCTGCAGTCGGACGATCCGCAGGGCTTCCACAATCGGGCGCTGATCTATCAGAGCCGCGGCCTGCACAATTTCGCGATCGAGGACTTCACCACCGCGATCGGCCTCGATCCGGCCGCGCCGGAGCCCTATCACGGCCGCGGCATCTCCAACTTCCAGATCGGCAACGTCGACGCCGCCCTCGAGGACTTCAACCGCGCCCTCGAGATCAACGTGCGCTACTACGAGGCCTGGACCAGCCGCGGCATGGCGCTGGAGGCGCAGGAGGACTTCGTCCAGGCCGTCGCCGCCTACAACCGCGCCCTGTCGATCAACGGCAACTACGCGCCCGCCAAGGAAGGCCTGCAGCGCCTGCGCAGCAAGGTTCCCGGCGGCGGCATTCTCGGCGTCCGCTGA
- the rpsU gene encoding 30S ribosomal protein S21, protein MQVIVRENNVDQALRALKKKMQREGIFREMKLRNFYEKPSVKKAREKAEAIRRARKLARKRAQREGLVAGGRKR, encoded by the coding sequence GTGCAGGTTATCGTTCGCGAGAATAACGTGGATCAGGCTCTCAGGGCGCTCAAGAAGAAGATGCAGCGCGAGGGTATTTTCCGCGAGATGAAGCTTCGGAATTTCTACGAGAAGCCGTCCGTGAAGAAGGCGCGCGAGAAGGCCGAGGCGATCCGCCGGGCCCGCAAGCTCGCCCGCAAGCGCGCCCAGCGCGAAGGCCTGGTCGCCGGCGGCCGCAAGCGCTAG
- a CDS encoding 5-(carboxyamino)imidazole ribonucleotide synthase, translating to MSAHPALLPPGSTIGILGGGQLGRMLAMAAARIGMSCHVYCPDPDSPAFAVAAARTVAAYDDRAALEAFASACAVVTYEFENVPAETVEILSGLVPARPSGRSLAVCQDRLEEKRLCEDLGIATAAWARIDGPDDIRDAVEQFGAPAILKTRRLGYDGKGQANVMGPQDADAAWAAIGEAPAVLEARVPFVCEVSVVAARGEDGTFAAYDVAENRHDGGILRVSRVPARISPEIADEAVDVARSIARALGHVGVLAVEMFVVRQAQGDSLLVNEIAPRVHNTGHWTIEACPLSQFEAHMRAVAGWPVPSTARFADAEMTNLIGTDADAWQALAAQPGTALHLYGKAESRPGRKMGHVTRLFPLGEMPAD from the coding sequence GTGAGCGCCCACCCCGCTCTTCTGCCGCCCGGATCAACCATCGGCATCCTCGGCGGCGGCCAGCTCGGCCGCATGCTGGCGATGGCGGCCGCCCGCATCGGCATGTCCTGCCACGTCTACTGCCCCGATCCCGACAGCCCGGCCTTCGCCGTCGCCGCCGCCCGCACCGTCGCCGCCTATGACGACCGGGCCGCGCTGGAGGCGTTCGCCTCGGCCTGCGCCGTCGTCACCTACGAGTTCGAGAACGTTCCCGCCGAAACGGTCGAGATCCTGTCGGGCCTGGTGCCCGCCCGCCCCTCCGGCCGCTCGCTCGCCGTCTGCCAGGACCGGCTCGAGGAGAAGCGGCTGTGCGAGGACCTCGGCATCGCCACCGCCGCCTGGGCCCGGATCGACGGCCCCGACGACATCCGCGACGCGGTGGAGCAGTTCGGCGCCCCCGCGATCCTGAAGACGCGCCGGCTCGGCTACGATGGCAAGGGCCAGGCCAACGTCATGGGCCCGCAGGACGCCGACGCCGCCTGGGCCGCGATCGGCGAAGCCCCGGCCGTGCTCGAGGCGCGGGTGCCGTTCGTCTGCGAGGTCTCCGTCGTCGCCGCGCGCGGCGAGGACGGCACGTTCGCCGCCTATGACGTCGCCGAGAACCGCCATGACGGCGGCATCCTGCGGGTGAGCCGCGTTCCCGCCCGCATATCGCCCGAGATCGCCGACGAGGCGGTCGATGTCGCCCGGAGCATCGCCAGAGCGCTCGGCCATGTCGGCGTCCTCGCCGTCGAGATGTTCGTGGTGCGCCAGGCCCAGGGCGACTCGCTGCTCGTCAACGAGATCGCGCCGCGCGTGCACAACACCGGCCACTGGACGATCGAGGCCTGCCCGCTGTCCCAGTTCGAGGCGCATATGCGCGCCGTCGCCGGCTGGCCGGTGCCCTCGACGGCCCGTTTCGCCGACGCCGAGATGACCAATCTCATCGGCACCGACGCCGATGCCTGGCAGGCGCTCGCCGCCCAGCCGGGCACCGCCCTGCATCTCTACGGCAAGGCCGAGAGCCGGCCGGGCCGCAAGATGGGACACGTCACCCGGCTATTTCCTCTTGGCGAAATGCCCGCGGATTAA
- the purE gene encoding 5-(carboxyamino)imidazole ribonucleotide mutase: MAETPPAEMPPAETPPVAIIMGSQSDWATMRAAAETLDALGVAYDARIVSAHRTPKRLYDFASGAREAGFKVIIAGAGGAAHLPGMAAAMTPLPVFGVPVESKALSGQDSLLSIVQMPAGVPVGTLAIGKAGATNAALLAAAVLALADPALAERLDAWRAAQTGSVADRPRDDA, translated from the coding sequence ATGGCCGAAACGCCACCCGCCGAAATGCCACCCGCCGAAACACCACCCGTGGCCATAATCATGGGAAGCCAGTCCGACTGGGCGACCATGCGCGCCGCCGCCGAGACGCTGGATGCGCTGGGCGTCGCCTACGACGCGCGCATCGTTTCGGCCCACCGCACGCCGAAGCGGCTCTACGACTTCGCCTCCGGCGCGCGCGAGGCCGGCTTCAAGGTGATCATCGCCGGCGCCGGCGGCGCCGCCCACCTGCCCGGCATGGCCGCCGCGATGACGCCGCTTCCCGTGTTCGGCGTACCGGTCGAATCGAAGGCGCTGAGCGGCCAGGACAGCCTCTTGTCGATCGTGCAGATGCCGGCCGGCGTCCCCGTCGGCACGCTGGCCATCGGCAAGGCCGGCGCCACCAATGCCGCCCTGCTCGCTGCCGCCGTGCTGGCGCTCGCCGACCCCGCGCTGGCCGAGCGGCTCGACGCCTGGCGTGCCGCGCAGACCGGGTCGGTCGCGGACCGGCCGAGGGACGACGCGTGA
- a CDS encoding GGDEF domain-containing protein: METKRSRRAMAAMDTVGWTESPRRQARRSPDGTLKDFAPTDLSEDMRSMVSQLAARVDELTGALDLARRRVAELETMTDEDVQLPVLNRGGFMRELKRAISVVDRYAMPAALICLDVDGLKAINDAYGHAAGDAVLREVVARVRLRLRASDIVGRLGGREFGAILWSASAGDVAQKAETLAAAIAGAPISVAGHQMRVAVSAGATALAAADSAETALARADAAMDRATRGGA; the protein is encoded by the coding sequence ATGGAAACGAAACGCAGCCGTCGCGCAATGGCCGCCATGGACACCGTCGGGTGGACCGAATCGCCGCGCCGTCAGGCACGGCGATCCCCGGACGGCACCCTCAAGGACTTCGCGCCGACCGATCTGAGCGAGGACATGCGCTCGATGGTGTCGCAGCTGGCGGCCCGTGTCGACGAGTTGACCGGCGCGCTCGACCTGGCGCGCCGCCGCGTCGCCGAGCTCGAGACGATGACCGACGAGGACGTGCAACTGCCCGTCCTGAACCGCGGCGGCTTCATGCGCGAACTGAAACGGGCGATTTCCGTCGTCGACCGCTACGCGATGCCCGCGGCGCTGATCTGCCTCGATGTCGACGGCCTCAAGGCGATCAACGACGCCTACGGCCACGCCGCCGGCGACGCGGTGCTGCGCGAGGTCGTTGCACGCGTGCGATTGCGGCTTAGGGCGTCCGATATCGTCGGCCGGCTCGGGGGGCGCGAATTCGGCGCGATCCTGTGGTCGGCCTCGGCTGGGGATGTCGCGCAGAAGGCGGAAACGCTGGCCGCGGCGATTGCCGGGGCCCCGATTTCGGTCGCCGGCCACCAGATGCGCGTGGCGGTATCGGCGGGCGCGACCGCGCTCGCAGCGGCGGATTCCGCCGAGACCGCGCTGGCCCGCGCCGATGCGGCCATGGACCGGGCCACGCGCGGCGGGGCCTGA
- a CDS encoding YdcH family protein → MSDEDEEALRDQLVALQQEHRDLDSAIAALEASASADNLQIKRLKKRKLFLKDRMSHIEDRLTPDIIA, encoded by the coding sequence ATGAGTGACGAGGACGAAGAAGCCTTGCGCGACCAGCTGGTTGCCCTGCAGCAGGAGCACCGCGATCTCGACAGCGCCATCGCGGCGCTCGAGGCGTCCGCGTCCGCCGACAATCTGCAGATCAAGCGGCTGAAGAAACGCAAGCTGTTCCTCAAGGACCGGATGTCCCATATCGAGGACCGCCTGACCCCCGACATCATCGCCTGA
- a CDS encoding YdcH family protein, protein MTVASHLAELVEKHRALERSIEEEMSRPHADDIRVADMKKKKLRLKEQIEQLRTKEVSVH, encoded by the coding sequence ATGACGGTCGCATCGCATTTGGCCGAACTCGTCGAAAAACACCGGGCGCTGGAGCGCTCAATCGAGGAGGAGATGTCCCGGCCACATGCCGACGATATCCGCGTAGCGGACATGAAGAAGAAGAAACTCAGACTCAAGGAACAAATCGAGCAACTGCGTACCAAAGAGGTTTCCGTACACTGA
- a CDS encoding MarC family protein, whose amino-acid sequence MVTNFVTLWVMLDPISTVGFFLALTPGMVAAERRVLATKAVLIAAAVLLFFILAGQFLLSALNIPLYSFQIAGGIVLFLFALNMIFGHTKPQVAESSPGAEPDESIAVFPLAIPGIAGPGAMLVVVLLTDKERYSFGQQVDTVVLLLVVLFLLWLALMLANPISRIIGASGANVIARVMGLLLAAVAANNVLQAARVYIATAAGV is encoded by the coding sequence CTGGTCACGAATTTCGTGACGCTCTGGGTGATGCTCGATCCGATCAGCACGGTCGGCTTCTTTCTGGCGCTGACGCCGGGGATGGTTGCGGCGGAGCGGCGGGTGCTGGCCACGAAGGCGGTGCTGATCGCGGCCGCCGTGCTGCTGTTCTTCATCCTGGCCGGCCAGTTCCTGCTCAGCGCGCTGAACATCCCGCTCTATTCGTTCCAGATCGCGGGCGGCATCGTACTGTTCCTGTTCGCGCTCAACATGATCTTCGGCCACACCAAGCCGCAAGTGGCGGAGTCTTCCCCGGGGGCCGAGCCGGACGAGTCGATCGCGGTGTTTCCCCTGGCGATCCCGGGGATCGCCGGGCCCGGCGCGATGCTCGTCGTCGTGCTGCTGACCGACAAGGAGCGCTACTCGTTCGGCCAGCAGGTCGATACCGTCGTCCTGCTCCTGGTCGTCCTGTTCCTGCTCTGGCTGGCGCTGATGCTCGCCAACCCGATCAGCAGGATCATCGGTGCGTCCGGCGCCAACGTGATCGCCCGGGTCATGGGCCTGCTGCTTGCCGCCGTCGCCGCCAACAACGTGCTTCAGGCGGCGCGGGTCTATATCGCGACGGCGGCGGGCGTATAG
- a CDS encoding SDR family NAD(P)-dependent oxidoreductase, which yields MRFTGKSVLVTGATRGIGAACARAFLAEGARVAINGRTDTSVAVAMARYEGNANAIPAPGDVATVAGCDAAVAAALAAFGGLDILVNNAGVFFRGTIEDTDEKAWDAVMNANVKSVQFCTRAALPALRVARGTIVNIASESGLNGYPGTTAYCASKGAVVNLTRSMAMELAPDVRVNALCPGVVETDMARAGFAIDGDEDAGMREQADAYPLKRIGTVAETAAAVLFLASHEAGFINGVALPMEGGATAGQW from the coding sequence ATGCGCTTTACGGGCAAGTCCGTCCTGGTCACCGGCGCGACGCGCGGGATCGGGGCGGCCTGTGCCCGGGCGTTTCTGGCCGAGGGCGCGCGCGTGGCGATCAACGGGCGCACCGACACCTCGGTCGCCGTGGCGATGGCCCGCTACGAGGGCAACGCCAATGCGATCCCCGCCCCCGGCGACGTCGCCACGGTCGCCGGCTGCGACGCCGCCGTCGCCGCCGCGCTCGCCGCGTTCGGCGGGCTCGACATTCTCGTCAACAATGCCGGCGTGTTCTTTCGCGGCACGATAGAAGACACCGACGAGAAGGCCTGGGACGCGGTGATGAACGCCAACGTGAAAAGCGTCCAGTTCTGCACCCGCGCGGCCCTGCCCGCGCTGCGCGTCGCCCGCGGCACCATCGTCAACATCGCCTCGGAATCCGGCCTCAACGGCTATCCCGGAACCACCGCCTATTGCGCCTCCAAGGGCGCGGTCGTGAACCTGACGCGGTCCATGGCGATGGAGCTTGCCCCCGACGTCCGGGTCAACGCGCTGTGCCCCGGCGTGGTCGAGACCGACATGGCGCGCGCCGGCTTCGCCATCGACGGCGACGAGGACGCCGGCATGCGCGAGCAGGCCGACGCCTATCCGCTGAAACGCATCGGCACCGTCGCGGAGACCGCCGCCGCCGTCCTGTTCCTCGCCTCGCACGAGGCCGGCTTCATCAACGGCGTGGCCCTGCCGATGGAAGGCGGCGCGACGGCCGGGCAATGGTGA
- a CDS encoding AbiJ-NTD4 domain-containing protein, with the protein MSDSKPYVPFSQRSGLEAIPQQLRLGEVSDELRRLLFYYVSLEIDRGRRHGTTRFTEIWKRVAMDLHILFFKKSIETFDQKVSATEQRLSVFIKRAYIGPLFNLIEFFVRHPGCSDELKSELAGAFVAARAAYRIIDNQYIAAIGTEEQAAAFGRAIADAETKNATAARKQLIAAGVALRNSDWAGSVRESIHAVEAIAVRLAPGTKTLGKALEVLERRDHLHGSLRRAFDTLYGYSSNEEGVRHALVFSDEAQVDEADALFMLGACASFVSYLLARGA; encoded by the coding sequence ATGAGCGATTCCAAGCCATACGTTCCGTTCTCACAGCGATCGGGCCTTGAGGCAATTCCGCAGCAACTAAGGTTAGGCGAGGTGTCCGACGAGTTGCGCCGGTTGCTTTTCTACTATGTTAGCCTCGAAATCGATCGCGGACGGCGGCACGGCACTACCCGTTTCACTGAGATTTGGAAGCGGGTCGCGATGGACCTGCACATTCTCTTCTTTAAGAAATCGATCGAAACATTCGACCAAAAAGTGTCCGCGACCGAGCAGAGATTAAGCGTCTTTATAAAGCGCGCATACATTGGCCCGCTATTCAATCTGATCGAATTCTTCGTCCGGCATCCCGGATGTAGCGATGAGCTGAAGAGCGAGTTAGCGGGTGCGTTTGTCGCAGCACGCGCCGCGTATCGCATAATTGACAACCAATACATCGCCGCCATTGGCACAGAGGAGCAGGCGGCCGCGTTCGGGCGGGCCATCGCAGATGCGGAGACCAAGAACGCTACAGCTGCGCGTAAACAGCTAATCGCAGCAGGCGTCGCGCTTCGCAATTCAGATTGGGCGGGTAGCGTACGGGAGAGCATTCACGCCGTAGAAGCGATAGCCGTACGCCTCGCCCCCGGCACCAAGACCCTGGGCAAGGCGCTTGAGGTTCTGGAACGGCGCGATCACCTGCATGGCAGCCTTAGGAGAGCGTTTGACACTCTCTACGGCTACTCTAGTAACGAAGAAGGTGTCCGCCACGCGCTCGTCTTCAGCGATGAAGCACAAGTAGACGAAGCGGACGCACTGTTCATGCTCGGCGCGTGTGCATCTTTCGTTTCGTATCTGCTTGCGCGCGGCGCTTAA
- a CDS encoding acyl-CoA synthetase — protein sequence MATAYDRDLDKNPANYQQLTPLAFLERAGSVFPDHTAIIHGNARTTYADFYARARRLASALAKRGIGKGDTVSVMLANTPPMLEAHYGVPMTKAVLNTMNTRLDAAIVAFTLDHAETKVLITDREFAPTVKEALALAKVKPLVIDYDDPEYPQDGERLGELEYEELLAEGDPDYAWSMPDDEWDAISLNYTSGTTGNPKGVVYHHRGAYLLAQGNVLTGSMKKHAVYLWTLPMFHCNGWCFPWTLSVIAGTHVCLRQVRQKPIWDAIADHHVTHLCGAPIVMATILNAAPEDKRALDHTVEFFTAAAPPPEAVLAAMADNGFNVTHLYGLTETYGPAVVNDWKADWDALEGPARAARKARQGVRYAALEALSVRDPETMEPVPADGETIGEVMFRGNVVMKGYLKNPDASREAFAGGWFHSGDLGVMHPDGYIQLKDRSKDIIISGGENISSIEVEDVIYKHAEVQAVAVVAKPDDKWGETPCAFVEAKPGSDVTADDIIAWCREHMAHFKCPRTVIFADLPKTSTGKVQKFVLREMAKEA from the coding sequence GTGGCAACAGCCTACGACAGGGATCTCGACAAGAATCCGGCCAACTACCAGCAGCTGACCCCGCTCGCCTTCCTGGAGCGCGCGGGCAGCGTGTTTCCCGATCACACGGCAATCATCCACGGCAACGCGCGGACGACCTACGCCGACTTCTATGCCCGCGCCCGCCGGCTCGCCTCGGCGCTGGCCAAGCGCGGCATCGGCAAGGGCGACACGGTGTCGGTGATGCTCGCCAACACCCCGCCGATGCTGGAGGCCCACTACGGCGTGCCGATGACCAAGGCCGTGCTCAACACGATGAACACGCGCCTCGACGCGGCCATCGTCGCCTTCACCCTCGACCACGCCGAGACCAAGGTGCTGATCACCGACCGCGAGTTCGCCCCGACGGTCAAGGAGGCGCTGGCACTGGCCAAGGTGAAACCGCTCGTCATCGACTACGACGATCCCGAATACCCGCAGGACGGCGAGCGGCTGGGCGAACTGGAATACGAGGAGCTTCTGGCCGAGGGCGATCCGGACTACGCCTGGTCGATGCCCGACGACGAGTGGGACGCGATCTCGCTCAACTACACCTCCGGCACCACCGGCAACCCGAAGGGCGTCGTCTACCACCATCGCGGCGCCTACCTGCTGGCCCAGGGCAACGTGCTCACCGGCTCGATGAAGAAGCACGCGGTCTACCTGTGGACGCTGCCGATGTTCCACTGCAACGGCTGGTGCTTTCCCTGGACCCTGTCGGTCATCGCCGGCACCCATGTGTGCCTGCGCCAGGTGCGCCAGAAGCCGATCTGGGACGCCATCGCCGACCACCACGTGACGCATCTGTGCGGCGCGCCGATCGTCATGGCCACGATCCTGAACGCGGCGCCGGAGGACAAGCGCGCGCTCGACCACACCGTCGAGTTCTTCACCGCCGCCGCCCCGCCGCCCGAGGCCGTGCTCGCGGCGATGGCCGACAACGGCTTCAACGTCACCCATCTCTACGGCCTGACCGAGACCTACGGCCCCGCCGTCGTCAACGACTGGAAGGCCGACTGGGACGCGCTCGAAGGCCCCGCCCGCGCCGCACGCAAGGCGCGCCAGGGCGTGCGCTACGCCGCGCTCGAGGCGCTGTCGGTGCGCGATCCCGAGACCATGGAGCCCGTGCCCGCCGACGGCGAGACCATCGGCGAGGTCATGTTCCGGGGCAACGTCGTCATGAAGGGCTATCTCAAGAACCCGGACGCCTCCCGGGAGGCCTTCGCCGGCGGCTGGTTCCATTCCGGCGATCTCGGCGTCATGCATCCCGACGGCTACATCCAGCTCAAGGACCGCTCCAAGGACATCATCATTTCCGGCGGCGAGAACATCTCCTCGATCGAGGTCGAGGACGTCATCTACAAGCACGCGGAGGTCCAGGCCGTCGCCGTCGTCGCCAAGCCCGACGACAAGTGGGGCGAGACCCCCTGCGCCTTCGTCGAGGCGAAGCCGGGCAGCGACGTCACCGCCGACGACATCATCGCCTGGTGCCGCGAGCACATGGCCCACTTCAAGTGCCCGCGCACGGTGATCTTCGCCGACCTGCCAAAGACCTCCACCGGCAAGGTCCAGAAATTCGTGCTGCGCGAGATGGCCAAGGAAGCGTGA